The stretch of DNA ctagtacattggtgccaagagcagtgcccccccatagtacattggtgcccagcagcagtgcccccctagtacattggtgccagtagcagtgccccccctagtacattggtgcccagcagcagtgcccccctagtacattggtgccaagagcagtgcccccctagtacattggtgccaagagcagtgcccccctagtacattggtgcccagcagcagtgcccccctagtacattggtgcccagcagcagtgcccccctagtacattggtgccaagagcagtgcccccctagtacattggtgcccagcagcagtgcccccctagtacattggtgccaagagcagtgcctccctagtacattggtgcccagcagcagtgcccccctagtacattggtgccagtagcagtgccccccctagtacattggtgcccagcagcagtgccccccctagtacattggtgcccagcagcagtgccccccctagtacattggtgccaagagcagtgcccccctagtacattggtgccaagagcagtgcccccctagtacattggtgccagtagcagtgcccccccagtacattggtgcccagcagcagtgccccccctagtacattggtgccaagagcagtgcccccccctagtacattggtgcccagcagcagtgcccccccctagtacattggtgcccagcagcagtgccccccctagtacattggtgccaagagcagtgccccccctagtacattggtgcccagcagcagtgccccccctagtacattggtgcccagcagcagtgccccccctagtacattggtgcccagcagcagtgccccccctagtacattggtgccaagagcagtgccccccctagtatattggtgccaagagcagtgccccccctagtacattggtgccaagagcagtgccccccctagtacattggtgcccagcagcagtgcccccctagtacattggtgccaagagcagtgcccccctagtacattggtgcccagcagcagtgcccccctagtacattggtgccaagagcagtgcccccctagtacattggtgcccagcagcagtgcccccctagtacattggtgccagtagcagtgcccccccctagtacattggtgcccagcagcagtgccccccctagtacattggtgccaagagcagtgcccccctagtacattggtgccaagagcagtgccccccctagtacattggtgcccagcagcagtgcccccctagtacattggtgcccagcagcagtgcccccccctagtacattggtgcccagcagcagtgcccccccagtacattggtgcccagcagcagtgccccccctagtacattggtgcccagcagcagtgcccccccagtacattggtgccaagagcagtgccccccctagtacattggtgccaagagcagtgccccccctagtacattggtgcccagcagcagtgcccccctagtacattggtgccaagagcagtgcccccccctagtatattggtgcccagcagcagtgccccccctagtacattggtgccaagagcagtgccccccctagtacattggtgccaagagcagtgccccccctagtacattggtgcccagcagcagtgcccccctagtacattggtgccagtagcagtgccccccctagtacattggtgccaagagtagtgcccccccctagtacattggtgcccagcagcagtgccccccctagtacattggtgccagtagcagtgcccccccagtacattggtgccagtagcagtgccccccctagtacattggtgccaagagcagtgccccccctagtacattggtgccaagagcagtgccccccctagtacattggtgcccagcagcagtgcccccctagtacattggtgccaagagcagtgccccccctagtacattggtgcccagcagcagtgccccccctagtacattggtgccaagagcagtgccccccctagtacattggtgctaagagcagtgcccccctagtacattggtgcccagcagcagtgcccccctagtacattggtgccagtagcagtgcccccccctagtacattggtgccaagagtagtgccccccctagtacattggtgcccagcagcagtgccccccctagtacattggtgccagtagcagtgcccccctagtacattggtgccagtagcagtgccccccctagtacattggtgccaagtgtagtgcccccctagtacattggtgctaagagcagtgccccccctagtacattggtgcccagcagcagtgcccccataagtcagtgtgccccgcagcccccctagtacattggtgcccagcagcagtgccccccctagtacattggtgccaagagcagtgccccccctagtacattggtgccaagagcagtgcccccctagtacattggtgcccagcagcagtgcccccctagtacattggtgccagtagcagtgcccccccctagtacattggtgcaaagagtagtgccccccctagtacattggtgcccagcagcagtgcccccctagtacattggtgccagtagcagtgccccccctagtacattggtgccagtagcagtgccccccctagtacattggtgccaagtgtagtgcccccctagtacattggtgctaagagcagtgcccccccctagtacattggtgcccagcagcagtgcccccataagtcagtgtgccccgcagccccccctagtacattggtgccaagagcagtgcccccctagtacattggtgccaagagcagtgccccactagtacattggtgccagtaacagtgcccccctagtacattggtgccaagagcagtgcccccctagtacattggtgccaagagcagtgcccccctagtacattggtgcccagcagcagtgcccccctagtacattggtgccagtagcagtgcccccccctagtacattggtgcaaagagtagtgccccccctagtacattggtgcccagcagcagtgcccccctagtacattggtgccagtagcagtgccccccctagtacattggtgccagtagcagtgccccccctagtacattggtgccaagtgtagtgcccccctagtacattggtgctaagagcagtgccccccccctagtacattggtgcccagcagcagtgcccccataagtcagtgtgccccgcagccccccctagtacattggtgccaagagcagtgcccccctagtacattggtgccagtaacagtgcccccctagtacattggtgcccagcagcagttttACTTCTGCTCTCCGGCGGCTCCGTATCCCTCACGAGTGACGCCTCTGCACTTCTCCCTACACGCGaatgcacacaggcccttttataaggttgcgccccgtgcgtactgacgtcacccgtacacacggggcgcaaccatgtagctgaccaatgacagggcccgggtTTTATATTATAGTATTACATCCAACTAAGAGCCAGAAGCCCTTCGCTTTTACAGAAATTGCTGAAAGAGAGGGGGGCGACGAACCAATCACAAGCCCCTCTGTACGGCCCAATCAGAATCCTGGTTACGTCCCGCAGACTGCTGGGAGGAGTCGAGCGTTGGAAAGTGCAGGGAGGGAGCGGAGCGGGGGTCTCAGTAGCTTTCTTGCTCTGTGCGCTGGGACAGCTGCAGGAAGTGTGAGCAGTTGCCGTGCTGGCACCCCGGGGCCCCACAGCCTACCCCATGGAAGGGCCACAGCGGCACTGGGCACTCGGCATTAGCGCTATCTTCCCCAGCTGAAGGGCTAAGTGTACCCTCGCTGCCTTACCGGGGTGTCCTGCCATGTTCCCTCGCCCTCTATACCAGCTGCCCAAGAGCTACCAGATGGGCGCATCTCCCCTGCCCAGCGGGGGGTCCGTCGCCCTGCGCAGAATTGCGTCTCTCCCGCTCTCCCGAGCAGCCCGTAGCCACAGCGCCCTGCTGCCCTCCATGCTCATGTTTGGGGTAATCGTGGCTTCCAGCGGCTTGCTGCTCATGATAGAGCGGGGCATCCTGGCCGAGGTGAAGACGCCTCCCCCCCGGGGGGACTTGGTATGGCGGAGCAGAGCGGCGGGGGAGAGTGCGGAGATGGAGCATCACATTCTGCGGGACATCAGGAACCGCACCCTGCGCTCAGTCTGCGCCCAGAGGAACATGCCCCACAGTATCTGGCAGCTCCCCGCCAGCCAGCGCCGGACCCTGCTCAAACACATCCTAGTCAGTGACAAGTACCGCTTCCTGTACTGCTATGTGCCCAAGGTGGCCTGCTCCAACTGGAAGCGAGTACTGAAGGTGCTGGGGGGCTCCCTGCCGAGCACCGATGTGAAGCTGAAGATGGATCACAAGAGCGACCTGGTGTTCCTGGCGGATCTCAGCGCGGAGGAGGTGCGCTACCGGCTGCGGCACTACTACAAGTTCATGTTTGTCCGGGAGCCCATGGAGAGGCTGCTCTCCGCCTATAGGAACAAGTTCGGGGAGATCAAGGAGTACCAGCAGCGCTACGGAGTGGAGATCATCCGGCGCTACCGCAAGCAGGGGGGCAGCTCCGCGGGGGACGATGTCACTTTCCCCGAGTTCCTTCATTACCTGCTGGATGAGGATCCGGAGAGGATGAACGAGCACTGGATGCCCATCTACAACCTGTGCCAACCCTGCGCCCTCACCTATGACTTCATCGGCTCCTATGAGCGCCTCAGGGAGGATGCCAACTATGTGCTGCAGAGGGTCAAGGCCCCCCCATTCATCCAGTTCCCAGAGAGACAAGCATGGTACAAGCCAGTCACTAGGGAGAGCCAGGATTACTTTCTGTGCAACACCCCCAAGGGCCTCATCCGGGAGCTGCTGCCCAAGTATATCATGGATTTCTCCCTCTTTGCTTATCCCCTTCCCAATATCACTAGTGAGTACTGTAGGCAGTGAGACTTGGCCCCAACCATCCTGTTACAGTGTGTACAATATACTGCACAAAGCCAGTGTGGGTACTACAATCCGGCTGCACACCCCTAGGCACAATTGCTACAGGGGCATCTGCCACCGCTTCCTGGGCACGCCATTGGGAAAATATCCTGCACTTTACATTAACCAAAAGTCATGTCCCTCCTGTTGCAGTGACACACAAGCCCTGGCCTTGTCTGTGCACTTTGGCACaatcatttatattttctttcttaaGCAGAAATAATATGTTTAGTACCTTGTGGGTCTTATCCAGATTATAATACTGCTAATTGCACTTATACATGCAAAGATAATATTTCAATGGTATGTATTTACAGGGCAATTAAATCAAATCCCTGAAGATAATTAGGTTGTATACTTATACACAGAGCTACAGAATGCCTGTAAGGGCACATTTACTGTATAGTAAGGGTACATTATACATACAGTCCCAATTACTTGTGGACTTTAGCCTGGCTATTGGGCCGTGTGTAGTTGAGAATAGTAGGAATAGTGCCTGCAACATGTAATGGGATTCCGCTGGCACATTTCATTTGGCTGAGAAAAACCCAATATCCCAGTGCCACCTGTTATTCACTACATCTCTGCTGGTTTTTAGTCGAAAGATGCCCTTCACATTAATGACAACTGGCACAAATGGGTATTAAGCATTCCGTATGGCATTGCTCAAAGGACTTTAGTTGTGCGCTAAGTGCGTGTGTAAATCACATGCCAAGGAATATGGATTAAAGCCATTGAGTTCCAATGCAGAGTACCCCTTCCAGCTCTCAGAACCGATTACACTTATAGTTGCACCGGCAGCATTCATATGGAAATGTGATTTTTATGCAAATAAACTGCCACTATAGTATGGAATGTAgggtttcatatattttttttttctttggactgTTTTCTTGCCACGCTATTGAAATGAGCATGTGAGGACCTGCCTGGGGTGGGGGGGACAAGGTTGCACTAAGCTGCATCACCTTCTGACCCCCCTCTGTACTCCCTTGTGCTCTGCTTGCTCTTTCAATGTTTGCAAAACACAGTTCCGTGCACATACTGtgccattttatttatatatatatattcaatgatCATTGCTCTTTTGGAACAGGGACACATTTTTTAGTTTCTATGTACCCGCAAGCTTTCATGTACAGGAATTGCATTGTATATACTGTTTCTTTTAGCATGCCTGGAGAACTTTCCTACTCCAGTTCATAGGACCAAAGCTTTATTGAAGAGCACAAACTTAAAATGTTGctgtatattttatacaaaacCATTGTCCTATTTTTCTACTATATGATATTTCTTCTATGAAGCCCCCAGATTGGCCTCAAAAAGAGACAGCACCTTCATCCCCATTGTGTAATGCCGGGTATTTGTCATGAATTCTTGTTACATTGCTATATTATTTAACGTGACATCCTTCAGTATATCATCGTATTAAGTGTCATTGTTATGTAGGTGTATGAATGTTCTGCAAACGTGTTGAAAAAATGATGAAGAATCCACTTCAGTGAGATGTGACTTTTCCTTCTTGCTGTATCTGATGGACTAAAGGCCCTCCATGCTATGTATTTGTATGTGGCCTCAGGGCCTTTATTTTGTGTCACGCAGATGTTCCAGGCAGGCCTCCTCTTGTGTTAGCTCTGCACAGTGTTTTCTTAAGCGTCCTGTGTGTAACTCCTTCACTGCCTGGGGCCTCTGAAATTCTTCAGCTGCAGACGCGCTTAGTGCTTACTCAGCAAGAAATAGGGTGCTTTGTCTCAGGACTAGTGAAAATGGGAATTG from Xenopus tropicalis strain Nigerian chromosome 8, UCB_Xtro_10.0, whole genome shotgun sequence encodes:
- the chst14 gene encoding carbohydrate sulfotransferase 14, whose protein sequence is MFPRPLYQLPKSYQMGASPLPSGGSVALRRIASLPLSRAARSHSALLPSMLMFGVIVASSGLLLMIERGILAEVKTPPPRGDLVWRSRAAGESAEMEHHILRDIRNRTLRSVCAQRNMPHSIWQLPASQRRTLLKHILVSDKYRFLYCYVPKVACSNWKRVLKVLGGSLPSTDVKLKMDHKSDLVFLADLSAEEVRYRLRHYYKFMFVREPMERLLSAYRNKFGEIKEYQQRYGVEIIRRYRKQGGSSAGDDVTFPEFLHYLLDEDPERMNEHWMPIYNLCQPCALTYDFIGSYERLREDANYVLQRVKAPPFIQFPERQAWYKPVTRESQDYFLCNTPKGLIRELLPKYIMDFSLFAYPLPNITSEYCRQ